In the Flavobacterium sp. J372 genome, one interval contains:
- the htpG gene encoding molecular chaperone HtpG: MTTGKINVSVENIFPLIKKFLYSDHEIFLRELVSNATDATLKLKHLTSIGEAKVEYGNPVIEVKIDKEGKKLHIIDQGIGMTGEEVEKYINQVAFSGAEEFLEKYKDSAKDSGIIGHFGLGFYSAFMVAEKVEIITKSYKDEPAVHWVCDGSPEFTLEPADKITRGTEIVLHIAEDSTEFLEEGRIRGLLTKYNKFMPVPIKFGTRKETLPKPEDAPEDYKAEEVEVDNIINNPTPAWTKQPSDLTDEDYKQFYRELYPMQFDEPLFNIHLNVDYPFNLTGILYFPKLSADLQIQKDKIQLYQNQVFVTDNVEGIVPEFLTMLRGVIDSPDIPLNVSRSYLQADGAVKKISNYITRKVADKLKSLFNENREDFEQKWNDIKIVLEYGMLTEPKFYEKAGAFVLYPTVDGKYFTIEELKEKLAANHTDKDGKLVVLYASNKDAQHSFIETAKGKGYEVLLLDSPIISHVIQKLEADNENLTFARVDADHIDRLIKKDEEQISKLSDEEKDKLKNVLEEIVPKQTYSVQLEAMDSSAAPFIITQPEFMRRMKEMSQSGGGGMFGMGSFPEMYNLVVNTNHELSGSILNTEDKSHQEALVKQALDLAKLSQNLLKGEELTAFVKRSFEMIK; encoded by the coding sequence ATGACAACAGGAAAAATCAATGTTTCGGTAGAAAACATCTTTCCCTTAATCAAGAAATTTTTATACAGCGACCATGAAATATTCCTTCGTGAGCTGGTTTCAAACGCTACAGACGCAACTTTAAAGCTGAAACACCTTACAAGCATAGGCGAGGCAAAGGTAGAATACGGCAACCCTGTAATTGAAGTTAAGATTGATAAAGAAGGTAAAAAACTCCACATTATTGACCAGGGTATTGGTATGACGGGTGAAGAGGTTGAAAAATACATCAACCAGGTGGCGTTCTCCGGAGCCGAGGAATTCCTTGAAAAATATAAAGATTCAGCTAAAGACAGTGGTATTATAGGCCACTTCGGGCTTGGTTTTTACTCGGCATTTATGGTAGCCGAAAAGGTGGAAATCATAACCAAATCATATAAAGATGAGCCTGCGGTACACTGGGTATGTGATGGCAGCCCTGAGTTTACGCTTGAACCGGCTGACAAGATTACACGTGGTACTGAAATAGTATTGCACATTGCTGAAGACTCAACTGAGTTTTTAGAAGAGGGACGTATTCGCGGACTACTGACCAAGTACAATAAGTTTATGCCGGTGCCAATTAAGTTCGGCACACGCAAAGAAACTTTGCCAAAACCGGAAGACGCTCCTGAAGATTATAAAGCGGAAGAAGTTGAAGTTGATAATATCATCAATAATCCTACCCCTGCATGGACTAAGCAGCCAAGCGATCTTACCGATGAAGATTACAAGCAGTTTTACCGTGAGCTGTACCCAATGCAGTTTGATGAGCCGCTTTTCAACATACACCTTAATGTAGACTATCCGTTTAACCTGACGGGTATATTGTACTTCCCGAAACTGTCGGCTGACCTGCAGATACAGAAAGATAAGATTCAGCTATACCAAAACCAGGTTTTTGTAACAGACAACGTTGAAGGTATAGTACCTGAATTCCTAACCATGCTGCGCGGTGTTATTGACAGTCCGGATATTCCGCTTAACGTGTCGCGCTCTTACCTGCAGGCCGATGGTGCTGTAAAGAAGATATCCAACTACATCACCCGTAAGGTTGCCGATAAGCTGAAGTCACTCTTCAATGAAAACCGGGAAGACTTTGAGCAGAAGTGGAACGATATAAAGATAGTTCTGGAGTATGGTATGCTAACAGAACCAAAATTCTACGAAAAGGCAGGAGCTTTTGTACTGTACCCAACTGTTGATGGTAAGTACTTCACCATTGAAGAGCTGAAGGAAAAACTGGCAGCTAACCACACCGATAAAGATGGTAAGCTGGTAGTGCTTTACGCTTCAAACAAAGATGCACAGCATAGCTTTATTGAAACGGCTAAAGGTAAAGGCTATGAGGTACTTTTGCTTGACTCGCCAATAATATCACACGTGATACAAAAGCTTGAGGCTGATAATGAAAACCTGACATTTGCACGTGTTGATGCCGACCATATTGACAGGCTCATTAAAAAAGATGAGGAGCAGATCTCTAAGCTAAGCGATGAAGAAAAGGACAAACTAAAAAACGTACTTGAAGAAATAGTACCGAAACAAACTTACAGCGTTCAGCTTGAGGCGATGGATAGCAGTGCGGCGCCGTTTATCATTACGCAGCCGGAATTTATGCGCCGTATGAAAGAGATGAGCCAAAGCGGCGGAGGCGGTATGTTCGGTATGGGCAGCTTCCCTGAAATGTATAATCTTGTAGTGAACACCAATCATGAGCTGAGCGGAAGTATACTGAATACCGAAGACAAATCTCACCAGGAGGCATTGGTAAAGCAGGCGCTTGATCTTGCCAAGCTTAGCCAAAACCTACTGAAAGGTGAAGAGCTTACCGCATTCGTAAAACGCAGCTTTGAAATGATAAAATAG
- a CDS encoding lipocalin family protein, with protein MKKFLFLSLCLIGLASCGSIDHKSQVGFNGNWTISQVSYANSDVIKVTSFDVADAKCLEGSMWKFVSNNNSGTMTISKAGCPSFSSPIVWTSTKDGTFTLKITEGEKAKRVTQGYYLQLRNQTSNSFELVDNVNVAGRNTEVVYTFMRM; from the coding sequence ATGAAAAAGTTTCTTTTTTTAAGCTTGTGCCTAATCGGGTTGGCGTCTTGCGGAAGTATAGACCATAAATCTCAGGTGGGCTTTAACGGCAACTGGACAATAAGCCAGGTAAGTTACGCTAACAGCGATGTAATCAAGGTAACATCTTTTGATGTGGCCGATGCAAAATGCCTTGAAGGCAGCATGTGGAAGTTTGTATCAAACAACAACAGCGGCACTATGACCATAAGCAAGGCTGGATGCCCTTCATTCAGCAGCCCGATTGTATGGACGTCTACTAAAGACGGAACTTTTACGCTAAAGATAACCGAAGGCGAAAAGGCAAAACGTGTTACACAGGGATATTACCTGCAATTGCGCAACCAGACATCAAACTCATTTGAACTTGTAGATAATGTAAATGTTGCCGGCAGGAATACAGAGGTGGTTTACACTTTTATGAGAATGTAA
- a CDS encoding OmpA family protein, giving the protein MKAIKKYVLSMAVVVGLGLGSCESVKNTNKTQRGVAIGAASGAVIGGVLGNNVGKGGNTALGAIIGGVVGGTVGGVIGNRMDKQAQKIDEALPGAEVERVGEGIKLTLGENSVRFDLNKSSLTSTAKANLDRLVPIFNEYPDTDIQIFGYTDSSGADDYNLKLSEQRAASVKSYLTGKGLKSSRFTTIGRGEADPVADNSTKEGMSQNRRVEFAITANEKMVQDAEKEAKQ; this is encoded by the coding sequence ATGAAAGCAATAAAAAAGTATGTACTGTCAATGGCAGTAGTTGTAGGTTTGGGCCTTGGCTCGTGCGAATCTGTAAAAAACACGAATAAGACACAGCGTGGTGTAGCCATCGGCGCAGCATCAGGTGCGGTTATTGGTGGTGTGTTGGGTAACAATGTTGGTAAAGGCGGCAATACAGCCCTTGGTGCTATCATAGGGGGTGTAGTTGGCGGTACCGTAGGTGGTGTTATTGGTAACAGGATGGACAAGCAGGCGCAGAAAATTGATGAAGCGCTGCCCGGTGCTGAAGTTGAAAGGGTAGGTGAGGGTATAAAACTTACGCTTGGTGAAAACTCTGTACGTTTTGATCTGAATAAATCTTCATTAACATCTACTGCAAAAGCTAATCTTGACAGGCTTGTGCCAATATTTAATGAATATCCTGATACAGATATCCAGATCTTTGGTTATACAGATAGCAGCGGCGCTGATGATTATAACCTTAAGCTATCTGAACAGAGGGCAGCATCTGTAAAGAGCTATCTTACTGGCAAAGGGCTAAAATCATCCCGATTTACAACAATTGGCCGTGGTGAGGCAGACCCGGTTGCCGATAATAGTACAAAAGAGGGTATGAGCCAGAACAGGCGTGTAGAGTTTGCTATTACTGCAAATGAGAAAATGGTACAAGACGCCGAGAAAGAGGCAAAACAGTAA
- a CDS encoding porin family protein — MKKIITLLVVLTFSMAFAQRTYDQYSLEASYGLSHGMSKGENSNITSFQHFDVGFRYMFNEYYGIKVDYGNDSFRVDEGGSKEGSNYHRFTVSGVYNIGRALDLPYITGDWVNLIGHAGLGYSALQSTRKAGIDNIGNVVVGLRPQFWISDQFAAHVDASYVFNFTQHYNFDGTYPEAAPYTLNAFMGGIINLSAGITFYFGKNENDSDWR; from the coding sequence ATGAAAAAAATAATTACGTTACTTGTAGTACTCACATTTTCAATGGCTTTTGCACAGCGAACGTATGATCAGTATTCGCTTGAAGCAAGCTATGGTTTAAGCCACGGTATGAGCAAGGGCGAAAATTCAAACATCACTAGTTTTCAGCATTTTGACGTTGGCTTCCGTTATATGTTCAATGAATATTATGGCATTAAGGTTGATTACGGCAATGACTCCTTTAGGGTAGATGAAGGCGGATCTAAAGAAGGATCAAACTATCACCGTTTTACAGTATCAGGAGTGTACAATATAGGCCGTGCGCTAGACTTACCATATATTACAGGCGATTGGGTAAACTTAATAGGCCATGCCGGTCTTGGTTACTCCGCCCTGCAATCTACACGTAAAGCGGGTATTGATAATATTGGGAACGTGGTTGTTGGCTTAAGGCCTCAATTTTGGATAAGCGATCAATTTGCAGCGCATGTTGATGCATCATATGTATTTAACTTTACACAGCATTATAATTTTGACGGAACATATCCTGAAGCTGCACCATATACACTTAACGCATTTATGGGAGGTATAATCAATCTTTCGGCAGGAATTACATTTTACTTCGGTAAAAATGAAAATGATTCTGACTGGAGGTAA
- a CDS encoding ABC transporter ATP-binding protein: MLAVKDVSFGYDPRKIILHNLTFTVKSGQNIAVIGESGCGKSTLLKIIYGLFDIESGDITFNGELVTGPKNNLVPGMPNMKYLAQDFDLMPYISAAENVGKFLSNFYPEEKEQRIRELLDVVEMGEFANVKAKYLSGGQQQRIAIARVLAVEPQLLLLDEPFSHIDNFRKNALRRNLFAYLKQKRITVIVATHDSTDALSFADETIVIRNGKIIEKAPSKEVYYNAADKYTASLFGEVNELKLGQVALTQNPDEIVLLYPHQLKIDDNGPLKVIVKQCYFKGNRYLVKAAHDRQVIFFEHHKELRTNAEVSLTVDRNAFS, encoded by the coding sequence ATGCTTGCCGTAAAAGATGTTTCTTTTGGATATGACCCGCGCAAAATCATTCTGCATAACCTTACCTTCACGGTAAAGAGCGGGCAGAATATTGCAGTGATTGGTGAAAGCGGCTGTGGCAAGAGTACATTGCTCAAAATTATATACGGTCTTTTTGATATTGAGAGTGGAGATATCACTTTTAATGGTGAACTTGTTACAGGCCCTAAGAATAATCTTGTGCCGGGTATGCCTAATATGAAATATCTTGCCCAGGATTTTGACCTCATGCCTTACATATCGGCTGCAGAGAATGTAGGCAAATTCCTGTCTAATTTTTATCCTGAAGAGAAAGAACAACGCATACGCGAATTGCTGGATGTTGTTGAAATGGGTGAATTTGCCAATGTAAAGGCGAAATACCTTAGCGGGGGGCAGCAGCAGCGTATAGCCATTGCCCGTGTGCTGGCAGTTGAGCCGCAATTGCTATTGCTTGACGAGCCTTTTAGCCATATAGATAATTTCCGGAAGAATGCCTTGCGAAGAAATCTTTTTGCTTACCTGAAGCAAAAACGCATAACAGTGATTGTAGCCACGCATGACAGTACCGATGCACTCTCTTTTGCTGATGAAACTATAGTTATCCGTAATGGGAAGATTATAGAAAAAGCACCGTCAAAGGAAGTGTACTATAATGCTGCCGATAAATATACGGCATCACTCTTTGGTGAAGTAAATGAGCTGAAGCTTGGGCAGGTAGCCCTTACCCAGAATCCTGATGAAATTGTGCTGCTATACCCGCACCAGTTAAAAATTGATGACAACGGGCCGCTGAAAGTGATTGTAAAACAATGTTATTTTAAAGGCAACCGCTACCTTGTGAAGGCCGCTCATGACAGGCAGGTAATTTTCTTTGAGCATCATAAAGAACTGCGTACCAATGCCGAGGTTTCACTGACGGTTGACAGGAATGCTTTTAGTTAA
- a CDS encoding energy transducer TonB yields MKNFTLIVFLLLGYTLVGQEIYLVKIDSLSKEKKIDILPQYPGGIQSFYSDVKEKLLSAKFKKSQIIYATFIVEKDGSLSDIVISENCEPKMKKKFRKLLEQSKWTPGYLNGKPARVRFKLPVTVRSSYDGGVIREAN; encoded by the coding sequence ATGAAAAATTTTACACTTATTGTCTTCCTGCTTTTAGGTTATACATTGGTAGGCCAGGAAATCTACCTTGTTAAGATAGATTCTCTATCAAAGGAGAAAAAGATTGACATATTACCGCAATATCCGGGCGGTATTCAGTCATTCTATAGTGATGTCAAAGAAAAATTATTGAGTGCCAAGTTCAAAAAAAGCCAGATAATTTATGCGACTTTCATTGTAGAAAAGGATGGAAGTTTAAGTGATATTGTAATTTCCGAAAATTGTGAACCAAAAATGAAAAAGAAATTTAGGAAATTATTGGAACAGAGCAAGTGGACTCCGGGATACCTTAATGGTAAACCTGCAAGGGTAAGATTTAAACTGCCTGTTACTGTACGAAGCAGTTATGATGGAGGTGTTATCAGGGAAGCTAATTAA
- a CDS encoding 3-oxoacyl-ACP synthase III family protein: MYNSKISGLGYYVPQNIVTNDDLSKIMDTNDAWIQERTGIKERRHVVKGDGDTTTTMGVKAAKIAVERAGIDKEDIDFIIFATLSPDYYFPGPGVLVQRDLGMKHTVGALDVRNQCSGFIYALSVADQFIKTGMYKNILIIGSELHSTGLDMTTRGRGVSVIFGDGAGAAVLSREDDNAKGILSTHLHSEGQHAEELSLIAPGMGKRWVTDIIADNNPEDESYYPYMNGQFVFKNAVVRFSEVIMEGLKTNDLQVSDIDMLIPHQANLRISQFIQQKFQLSDDKVYNNIMSYGNTTAASIPIALTEAWEQGKIKQGDTVVLAAFGSGFTWGSAIIKW; this comes from the coding sequence ATGTACAATTCAAAAATCTCAGGGCTTGGCTATTACGTTCCTCAAAATATAGTTACCAATGACGACCTTTCAAAAATCATGGATACTAACGATGCCTGGATTCAGGAGCGTACGGGTATTAAAGAGCGCCGTCATGTAGTGAAGGGCGATGGCGATACTACCACTACAATGGGAGTTAAGGCAGCTAAAATAGCTGTAGAGCGTGCAGGCATAGATAAGGAAGATATAGATTTTATAATCTTCGCTACCCTTAGTCCTGACTATTACTTTCCCGGTCCGGGTGTATTGGTTCAGCGTGATTTGGGCATGAAACATACTGTTGGGGCTCTTGACGTTCGCAACCAATGTTCGGGCTTCATATATGCGCTTAGCGTGGCAGACCAGTTCATAAAAACCGGAATGTATAAGAATATCCTTATTATAGGCTCTGAACTGCATTCAACCGGGTTAGATATGACTACGCGCGGGCGTGGAGTATCGGTAATATTTGGTGACGGGGCAGGCGCAGCTGTACTTTCCCGCGAAGATGATAATGCTAAAGGCATACTTTCTACCCACCTGCATAGTGAGGGACAGCATGCCGAAGAACTTTCACTTATAGCCCCAGGTATGGGCAAGCGCTGGGTAACTGATATCATTGCTGACAATAACCCAGAAGATGAAAGCTATTACCCTTATATGAACGGCCAGTTTGTGTTTAAGAATGCTGTTGTTCGCTTCAGTGAGGTGATCATGGAGGGGCTCAAAACAAATGACCTGCAGGTAAGCGATATTGATATGCTGATACCGCACCAGGCCAACCTGCGCATTTCGCAGTTCATACAGCAGAAATTCCAGCTTAGTGATGATAAGGTTTACAATAATATAATGAGCTATGGCAATACCACGGCAGCTTCAATCCCAATTGCTTTGACAGAAGCTTGGGAACAGGGTAAAATCAAGCAGGGTGATACTGTAGTGCTTGCAGCCTTCGGTAGCGGATTTACCTGGGGCAGCGCAATTATAAAGTGGTAA
- a CDS encoding outer membrane beta-barrel family protein, which produces MKLKMFFVFLFGSIMSIAAQNPGSITGKVTDKATTEPVPYVTITVKENGAVVSGGLTDDNGEFAIKNLPLKNYTVEFQFMGYKTYAMSANLTDKDRTANLGNIAISEDVTQLNEVEVIKETTTIEQKIDRKVITVGRDLTTAGGTASEIMGNIPSVNVDQDGKISLRGNPNVRILVDGRPTTIDPAQLLKQIPSSSIKKIELITNPSAKYNPEGMSGIINIILHKNANDGFNGNFNSGINFGETPKFNTGLDLNYRKGKVNFFGNIGGNVGKWANSGFIRRKDTGSEQLIDVLNDNEGILAKVGMDYYIDDNNTVSVYTTQNSFNGNATVTTDIFNTNPADDIYQDSKVDDENYNNAYNLAYKHKFAKEGHTLDLEANHNYSKSTQDVNYDITRGNNTQSFYVDGLKDRRKNTTVNLDYVNPLSEKSTLELGAEARLLRTESNFFTTNTPVEYPTVDYTYDQDIFSAYATFGQKWTKFSYQVGARLESYKVVADFNKGTLGFKDDYITVYPTLFAGYNFNEKNMLQFSFSRRVDRPNPDQTSPLREFSTPLLTSIGNPSLEPQFTSSVELNYTKMFGQGSSVTGGVYYRFINDEINRIFYPNDATANTDDQIMSFGNFDKNTAWGFEVSANYKITKWWDIQPAVDFSSINQQGLVSQPLASDPDSFEFINRKITANAFNARMNSNFKVNDRLSFLLFGFYRGPVNGVQGEMKEMYKIDSGARYSLLDNRMSLSVRFNDMFKTQRFGFDSNNPFPQSGEFRWESRTVYFGLNYRFGGGKNMAMQRKQRDDNTKQGGGGMF; this is translated from the coding sequence ATGAAGTTAAAAATGTTCTTTGTGTTCCTCTTCGGGAGCATCATGTCTATTGCTGCGCAAAACCCGGGCAGCATTACCGGTAAAGTCACAGATAAAGCCACGACTGAACCTGTACCTTACGTGACTATCACTGTAAAAGAAAATGGCGCTGTTGTATCTGGCGGACTTACAGATGACAATGGCGAATTTGCCATTAAAAACCTTCCGCTAAAAAACTATACTGTTGAGTTCCAGTTCATGGGTTATAAAACTTATGCAATGTCGGCCAACCTTACAGATAAAGACAGGACAGCTAACCTGGGTAACATTGCGATTAGCGAAGATGTGACACAGCTTAACGAGGTTGAGGTTATAAAAGAGACCACCACCATTGAGCAGAAAATTGACCGTAAGGTTATTACCGTTGGGCGTGACCTTACAACAGCAGGTGGCACTGCCAGCGAAATTATGGGCAACATACCATCAGTAAATGTTGACCAGGATGGTAAAATATCCCTGCGTGGAAACCCGAATGTGAGGATATTGGTTGACGGCCGCCCTACTACCATCGACCCGGCACAGCTGCTGAAGCAGATACCTTCATCTTCTATCAAAAAAATCGAGCTTATAACCAACCCAAGCGCCAAGTACAACCCTGAAGGTATGAGTGGTATCATCAATATTATCCTGCATAAAAACGCAAATGACGGCTTTAACGGCAATTTCAATTCAGGCATTAACTTTGGTGAAACTCCGAAATTCAACACCGGCCTCGACCTTAATTATCGCAAAGGCAAAGTGAACTTTTTCGGCAATATTGGCGGAAACGTTGGCAAATGGGCAAATAGCGGGTTTATAAGAAGAAAAGATACCGGCAGCGAGCAGCTTATCGATGTACTTAATGATAATGAAGGAATACTTGCAAAAGTAGGTATGGATTATTACATTGATGATAACAATACTGTCTCTGTATATACTACGCAAAATTCCTTTAATGGCAATGCGACAGTAACTACAGATATATTTAATACAAATCCTGCAGATGACATTTACCAGGACTCAAAGGTTGACGATGAAAATTATAACAATGCCTACAACCTGGCTTACAAACATAAGTTTGCCAAAGAAGGCCACACGCTTGACCTTGAGGCGAACCACAACTATTCAAAAAGTACGCAGGATGTAAATTATGATATTACAAGAGGTAATAACACGCAAAGCTTCTATGTTGATGGCCTGAAGGACAGGAGAAAGAACACAACTGTAAATCTTGACTATGTAAACCCACTCAGCGAAAAATCAACGCTTGAACTTGGTGCTGAAGCCCGTTTACTGCGCACGGAAAGTAACTTTTTTACAACAAACACTCCTGTTGAGTACCCAACAGTTGATTATACTTATGACCAGGACATATTTTCTGCCTATGCAACATTCGGGCAAAAATGGACAAAATTCAGCTACCAGGTTGGGGCACGCCTTGAGAGTTATAAAGTAGTTGCAGATTTTAATAAAGGTACACTTGGGTTTAAAGATGATTACATTACCGTTTACCCTACATTGTTTGCAGGCTATAATTTTAATGAGAAGAACATGCTGCAGTTCAGCTTTAGCCGCAGGGTTGACAGGCCGAACCCCGACCAGACTTCTCCGCTAAGGGAGTTTAGCACACCGCTGCTTACATCTATAGGCAATCCGTCTCTCGAGCCGCAATTTACAAGTTCGGTTGAATTAAATTATACCAAGATGTTCGGGCAGGGATCATCTGTAACAGGTGGTGTTTACTACAGGTTCATCAATGATGAGATCAACAGGATATTCTATCCTAACGATGCTACTGCAAATACCGATGACCAGATTATGAGTTTTGGCAACTTTGATAAAAACACGGCATGGGGCTTTGAAGTATCTGCCAACTATAAAATTACAAAGTGGTGGGATATACAGCCTGCAGTCGATTTTTCTTCAATCAACCAGCAAGGTTTAGTATCCCAGCCGCTGGCATCTGATCCTGACAGTTTTGAGTTCATAAACCGGAAAATTACAGCGAACGCTTTTAATGCCAGGATGAACAGCAACTTTAAGGTTAATGACAGGCTCAGCTTCTTATTATTCGGCTTCTACCGCGGGCCGGTAAACGGTGTGCAGGGAGAAATGAAGGAAATGTACAAAATTGACAGCGGAGCGCGCTACTCATTGCTTGACAACAGGATGTCACTAAGTGTGCGCTTCAATGATATGTTTAAAACACAGCGCTTTGGGTTTGATTCAAACAACCCGTTCCCGCAAAGCGGTGAATTCAGGTGGGAAAGCCGTACGGTATACTTCGGGCTTAATTACAGGTTTGGCGGCGGCAAGAATATGGCAATGCAGCGCAAGCAGCGTGATGACAACACCAAGCAAGGCGGCGGGGGAATGTTTTAG
- the argS gene encoding arginine--tRNA ligase — MALSQLLTSHIQEAAQKLFGITLDNVELQATRRDFEGDITMVIFPLLKLVKSNPAELGNKIGQYLAENTAEVERFNVVSGFLNLVISDKYYINFFNAIKDNARYGYKSAEAGGKAIMVEYASPNTNKPLHLGHVRNVLLGYSVAEILKASGKKVYKTQIINDRGIHICKSMLAWEQFGNGETPETEGVKGDKLVGKYYVEFDKAYKNQINDLIDNGLNEEEAKKQAPILLQAQEMLRQWEAGDPEVVKLWEMMNSWVYEGFDTTFKNIGVDFDKNYYESNTYLLGKDVVEQGLEKGVFEKDLDGSVWIDLTPDGLDRKIVLRSDGTAVYMTQDIGTAIQRVKDFPDVGGMVYTVGNEQDYHFKVLFLILKKLGFSWAESLYHLSYGMVDLPSGKMKSREGTVVDADDLMDEMMVTAKAISEELGKLEGYSDEEKERLYKIIGLGALKYYILKVDPKKRILFDPKESVDFAGNTGPFIQYTYARIQSLIRKADFNFSQSLNAADINLHEKEKELLKAIAQFPNIIQSAADNHSPALVANYVYDLVKEYNSFYQSVPVLGSEVENEKIFRVQLSKKVGETIKSAFALLGIDVPERM; from the coding sequence ATGGCATTATCACAATTACTCACATCCCATATTCAGGAGGCAGCCCAAAAGCTGTTCGGCATTACGTTAGACAATGTAGAGCTGCAGGCTACCAGAAGGGATTTTGAGGGTGATATCACTATGGTGATTTTTCCGCTGCTAAAGCTGGTTAAAAGCAACCCTGCAGAGCTTGGTAACAAAATTGGCCAATATCTTGCTGAGAATACTGCTGAGGTAGAACGTTTTAATGTAGTATCAGGGTTTCTTAATCTTGTTATCTCTGACAAATACTACATAAATTTCTTTAATGCAATTAAAGACAATGCCCGGTATGGTTACAAATCTGCGGAAGCAGGCGGTAAAGCCATTATGGTAGAATATGCATCACCCAATACAAATAAGCCGCTTCACTTAGGCCACGTGCGTAATGTACTTTTAGGGTACTCGGTTGCAGAAATACTAAAAGCATCAGGCAAAAAAGTATACAAAACCCAAATCATCAATGACAGGGGCATACATATCTGCAAATCAATGCTGGCCTGGGAACAGTTTGGCAATGGCGAGACTCCTGAAACAGAAGGTGTAAAAGGAGATAAGCTTGTGGGTAAGTATTATGTAGAGTTTGATAAAGCCTACAAAAATCAGATAAATGACCTTATCGACAATGGCCTGAATGAAGAGGAAGCCAAAAAGCAGGCTCCGATATTACTGCAGGCCCAGGAAATGCTCCGCCAATGGGAGGCCGGTGACCCCGAAGTTGTAAAGCTTTGGGAAATGATGAACAGCTGGGTTTATGAAGGTTTTGATACGACATTCAAAAATATAGGTGTCGATTTTGATAAGAATTATTACGAGAGCAATACCTACCTGTTAGGTAAGGATGTTGTGGAGCAGGGCCTTGAAAAAGGCGTTTTCGAAAAAGACCTTGACGGCTCGGTTTGGATAGACCTTACACCGGATGGATTAGACCGGAAGATCGTGCTGCGCAGTGACGGTACTGCCGTTTACATGACGCAGGATATTGGTACTGCCATACAGCGTGTAAAGGATTTTCCTGATGTGGGCGGTATGGTATATACCGTAGGCAATGAGCAGGATTACCATTTTAAGGTGCTCTTCCTGATACTGAAAAAGCTTGGTTTCAGTTGGGCAGAGAGCCTGTATCACCTTAGCTACGGTATGGTTGACCTTCCATCCGGTAAAATGAAAAGCCGTGAAGGAACCGTGGTTGATGCCGACGACCTGATGGATGAAATGATGGTAACTGCCAAAGCTATTTCCGAAGAGCTCGGCAAGCTGGAGGGTTATTCTGACGAGGAGAAGGAAAGGCTGTACAAGATAATAGGGCTTGGCGCATTAAAGTACTACATCCTGAAAGTTGACCCAAAAAAGCGCATACTGTTCGACCCGAAAGAGTCGGTTGATTTTGCAGGGAATACCGGGCCATTTATACAATATACTTACGCAAGGATACAATCGCTTATACGAAAAGCCGACTTTAATTTTAGTCAGTCGTTAAATGCAGCTGACATAAATCTGCATGAAAAAGAAAAGGAACTGCTGAAAGCTATAGCGCAGTTTCCTAATATCATACAATCAGCAGCCGATAACCACAGTCCGGCACTGGTGGCCAATTACGTATATGATCTGGTAAAAGAGTATAACTCATTCTACCAGAGTGTGCCCGTACTTGGCAGTGAAGTTGAAAATGAAAAGATATTCCGTGTACAGCTGTCGAAGAAAGTGGGTGAAACCATCAAATCGGCCTTTGCATTGTTAGGAATTGATGTGCCGGAGCGAATGTAA